One window from the genome of Diospyros lotus cultivar Yz01 chromosome 11, ASM1463336v1, whole genome shotgun sequence encodes:
- the LOC127812678 gene encoding pectin acetylesterase 8-like translates to MMLLSGMCIMGKGRLGQWLHFLVCVLLVLKTEGFDVGITYVQSAVAKGAVCLDGSPPAYHFDKGSGAGINNWLVFFEGGGWCNNATTCLERTKTRLGSSKLMDKEISFSGIFSNKQKFNPDFYSWNRIKVRYCDGSSFTGDVEAVNPANKLYFRGGRIFVAVIEDLMAKGMQNAENAILSGCSAGGLTSILLCDKFRALLPARTKVKCVADAGFFINAKDVSGAQHIEGFYNDVVTTHGSAKNLPSYCTSRMKPGLCFFPQNMARGIQTPLFLINAAYDSWQVKNILAPGVADPHGTWRSCKLDITKCSNDQLAIMQDFRKQFLSALTGLGNSPARGLFINSCYSHCQAGTQETWLRDDSPKLGGTTIAKAVGDWYYDRVPFQKIDCPYPCDKTCHNRVFD, encoded by the exons ATGATGCTACTGTCAGGAATGTGCATAATGGGGAAAGGGAGACTAGGCCAATGGCTACACTTTCTAGTTTGTGTGCTGCTTGTGCTGAAAACTGAAGGATTCGATGTTGGGATAACTTATGTTCAGAGTGCTGTTGCGAAAGGAGCag TTTGTTTGGATGGGAGTCCACCGGCTTACCATTTCGATAAGGGATCCGGGGCAGGAATCAACAATTGGTTGGTCTTTTTTGAG GGAGGAGGCTGGTGCAACAATGCTACAACTTGCCTTGAGCGAACAAAGACTCGTCTAGGTTCATCGAAGCTAATGGATAAGGAGATATCTTTCTCTGGGATATTTAGCAACAAACAGAAGTTCAATCCAG ATTTCTACAGTTGGAACAGGATCAAGGTTAGGTACTGTGACGGGTCATCATTCACAGGCGATGTGGAAGCAGTCAATCCT GCTAATAAGCTTTACTTTAGAGGGGGACGGATCTTTGTTGCTGTGATTGAGGATTTAATGGCCAAAGGAATGCAAAATGctgaaaat GCTATTCTCTCCGGCTGTTCAGCAGGAGGTCTGACATCCATATTGCTTTGTGACAAATTCCGGGCTCTGCTTCCTGCACGTACCAAAGTGAAATGCGTGGCAGATGCAGGCTTTTTCATCAACGC GAAGGATGTTTCGGGAGCACAACATATTGAAGGCTTCTACAATGATGTTGTTACAACACAT GGATCAGCTAAAAATTTACCCTCATACTGCACTTCCCGAATGAAACCTGGTTTG TGCTTCTTCCCCCAAAATATGGCACGGGGAATTCAAACTCCACTTTTTCTAATAAATGCAGCCTATGATTCATGGCAG GTAAAGAACATTTTGGCACCCGGTGTTGCTGATCCGCATGGAACCTGGCGCAGCTGCAAACTTGATATAACTAAATGTTCAAATGATCAACTGGCAATCATGCAAG ATTTTAGGAAGCAATTCTTAAGTGCGTTGACGGGACTTGGAAACTCTCCGGCTAGAGGACTGTTTATCAACTCTTGCTATTCTCATTGCCAAGCTGGAACGCAGGAAACTTGGCTGAGGGATGACTCTCCAAAACTGGGTGGAACT ACGATTGCAAAGGCAGTTGGTGACTGGTATTATGACCGGGTCCCTTTCCAGAAGATCGACTGCCCATATCCCTGCGATAAAACCTGCCACAATCGGGTTTTTGATTAG